A single region of the Rhodococcus sp. W8901 genome encodes:
- a CDS encoding pentapeptide repeat-containing protein, protein MTELSADCGQCFGLCCVALPFARSADFAVDKDGGTPCRNLVDDFRCGIHTELRTSGFTGCTVYDCFGAGQKVSQVTFGGRSWRDAPDTARSMFDVFPVQRQLHELLWYLEEALRIRAAASLRSELTALRDETVTLTDSTPDVLAGLDVAEHRDRVNGVLLQVSERFRAGAPGRPRNHRGADLMGAKLARKDLRGANLRGAWLIGADLRNADLRMADLIGADLRGADVRGADLSDALFLTRFQIGAARGDAHTKLPSALSRPAHW, encoded by the coding sequence ATGACTGAGCTGTCCGCAGATTGCGGGCAGTGCTTCGGGCTGTGCTGCGTCGCGCTGCCGTTCGCGAGGTCGGCGGACTTCGCTGTCGACAAGGACGGCGGGACGCCGTGCCGCAACCTCGTCGACGACTTCCGGTGTGGCATCCATACCGAATTGCGGACGTCGGGGTTCACCGGCTGCACCGTGTACGACTGCTTCGGCGCCGGACAGAAGGTGTCGCAGGTGACGTTCGGCGGTCGCAGCTGGCGGGACGCCCCGGACACCGCGCGATCGATGTTCGACGTGTTCCCGGTGCAACGGCAACTGCACGAGCTGCTGTGGTACCTGGAGGAGGCGCTCCGGATCCGGGCCGCGGCGTCACTTCGGTCGGAGCTGACGGCGCTGCGGGACGAGACCGTGACGCTGACCGACAGCACGCCGGACGTGCTCGCGGGCCTGGACGTGGCCGAGCACCGTGACAGGGTCAACGGCGTGCTCCTGCAGGTCAGTGAGCGGTTCCGGGCGGGTGCTCCTGGACGTCCCCGCAATCACCGCGGCGCGGATCTGATGGGTGCGAAGCTGGCTCGCAAGGATCTGCGCGGGGCGAATCTGCGCGGCGCCTGGCTGATCGGTGCGGATCTGCGGAACGCGGATCTGCGGATGGCCGACCTGATCGGCGCGGACCTGCGGGGCGCGGACGTGCGGGGCGCCGATCTCTCGGACGCTCTGTTCCTGACCCGGTTCCAGATCGGTGCCGCGCGGGGTGACGCGCACACGAAGCTCCCGTCGGCGCTGTCACGACCCGCTCACTGGTAG
- a CDS encoding sugar porter family MFS transporter, producing MSNLGTTGQPSAAHAAVGLAVLFSAAAALGGFLFGYDTAVINGAVGSIRDRYDIGAGATGLSVSLTLLGAALGAWVAGSIADRLGRIRVMQIAAVLFVIGALGSAFPFGIVDLTLWRVLGGVAVGFASVIAPAYIAEIAPAAIRGRLGSMYQLAIVLGIAISQLVNYALSSAAGGGRGELLGVEAWQWMLAIESVPALLYLVMTFTIPESPRHLVRCGREDAARTIIGELEGGDDEAVTRRIEEIRTSLGAERTRVGVRTLFSKTTGVAALVWVGIALAALQQFVGINVIFYYSSTLWQAVGFGEDRSLLISVVSALVNIVGTFVAIAVIDRIGRKPLLLVGSVGMAASLATAAVCFHSATVTTNDIGESVATLTGAGGTVALIAANAFVFFFALSWGPVVWVLISELFPNRVRAAAVGVATASNWVANFLVSATFPSLADWNLSLTYGGYAVMSLLSLFVVAKFVTETRGRTLEQAG from the coding sequence ATGTCGAATCTCGGTACCACCGGGCAGCCCTCAGCCGCTCACGCCGCCGTCGGGCTGGCCGTATTGTTCTCCGCCGCCGCCGCACTCGGCGGTTTCCTGTTCGGCTACGACACCGCCGTGATCAACGGTGCGGTCGGCTCCATACGCGACCGCTACGACATCGGCGCCGGGGCCACCGGTCTGTCGGTGTCGCTGACGCTGCTCGGCGCCGCGCTGGGCGCCTGGGTCGCGGGCAGTATCGCCGACAGGCTCGGCCGCATCCGGGTGATGCAGATCGCGGCGGTGCTGTTCGTCATCGGCGCGCTCGGCTCGGCGTTCCCGTTCGGCATCGTCGACCTCACTCTGTGGCGTGTACTGGGCGGCGTCGCAGTCGGTTTCGCGTCGGTGATCGCACCGGCCTACATCGCGGAAATCGCGCCCGCCGCGATCCGCGGCCGACTCGGCTCGATGTACCAGTTGGCGATCGTGCTCGGCATCGCCATCTCCCAACTCGTGAACTACGCGCTGTCGTCGGCCGCCGGTGGCGGGCGCGGTGAACTCCTCGGCGTCGAGGCATGGCAGTGGATGCTCGCGATCGAGTCCGTGCCGGCGCTGCTCTACCTCGTGATGACCTTCACGATCCCCGAATCACCGCGGCACCTCGTACGGTGCGGCCGAGAGGACGCCGCCCGCACGATCATCGGCGAGCTCGAGGGTGGCGACGACGAGGCCGTCACGCGCCGGATCGAGGAGATCCGCACGTCCCTCGGCGCCGAACGCACCCGGGTGGGCGTACGGACCCTGTTCTCGAAGACCACCGGTGTCGCGGCGCTCGTGTGGGTCGGCATCGCGCTGGCCGCGCTGCAACAGTTCGTCGGCATCAACGTGATCTTCTACTACTCGAGCACACTGTGGCAGGCCGTCGGATTCGGCGAGGACCGTTCGCTTCTCATCAGCGTCGTGAGCGCGCTGGTCAACATCGTCGGCACGTTCGTCGCGATCGCCGTGATCGACCGCATCGGGCGCAAGCCCCTGCTCCTCGTCGGCTCGGTCGGAATGGCCGCCTCCCTCGCGACCGCCGCGGTCTGTTTCCATTCGGCAACGGTCACGACGAACGACATCGGCGAGTCGGTGGCGACCCTGACGGGCGCGGGCGGCACCGTCGCGCTGATCGCCGCCAACGCGTTCGTGTTCTTCTTCGCGCTCTCGTGGGGTCCGGTGGTGTGGGTGCTCATCAGCGAACTGTTCCCCAACCGGGTCCGGGCGGCGGCCGTCGGCGTCGCCACGGCGTCCAACTGGGTCGCGAACTTCCTCGTGTCCGCGACATTCCCGTCCCTCGCGGACTGGAACCTGTCGCTCACGTACGGCGGCTACGCGGTGATGTCGCTGCTCTCGCTCTTCGTCGTCGCCAAGTTCGTGACCGAGACCCGCGGCCGCACCCTCGAGCAGGCCGGCTGA
- a CDS encoding SseB family protein, which yields MSGGCTDLIAEIDAFYQGFGQPNALFDAFRRAPLLVPLTAENRVWSSEIRDLGWVPAFTSEREFARHALTRGERIEARYHTLFGWRIVEQVLPSFDRQTGVVVDVAGARPMAFPPDLGAARS from the coding sequence GTGAGTGGGGGCTGCACAGATCTCATTGCGGAGATCGACGCTTTCTATCAGGGCTTCGGGCAGCCGAACGCGCTGTTCGACGCGTTTCGCCGGGCACCGCTCTTGGTGCCCCTGACGGCCGAGAACCGAGTGTGGAGCTCCGAGATCCGTGATCTCGGATGGGTTCCCGCTTTCACCAGTGAACGCGAGTTCGCGCGGCACGCTCTCACACGTGGTGAACGCATCGAGGCGCGTTACCACACACTGTTCGGTTGGCGGATCGTCGAGCAGGTCCTGCCCAGCTTCGACCGGCAGACCGGGGTGGTCGTCGACGTCGCTGGTGCTCGCCCGATGGCCTTTCCGCCCGATCTGGGTGCGGCGCGATCATGA